A genome region from Leptodactylus fuscus isolate aLepFus1 chromosome 6, aLepFus1.hap2, whole genome shotgun sequence includes the following:
- the LOC142209389 gene encoding keratin, type I cytoskeletal 47 kDa-like, with product MDGTRRALSMAGGSGSFRKSSANVSMASMKAPAFNGGLDAGFFASNSKETMNNLNDRLASYLEKVRFLEQSNNDLEAKIHEFYAKTTNNGAIDTSGYYATISKLQAQIEQATIDNTRLVLEIDNTKLATIDFKLKLELEQSIRLAVENDLSGLRKLLDQLTLVRSDLEVQIESLKEELIIMKKNHEKELANCKSQIRGEVNVEEDFAAPVDLSKILAEVRQQSENIVEKNRQEVEMWYQAQTEILSKEVAVCKQSYESSSREVTELKRKFQSLSIELQSLLQTKQALEGILVHTEGQYGAQLGEIQNLISQVELDLRQLRSDYDHHVQEYGRLLEVKLRLEQEIATYTKLLDGENLSTVSASRLATQKSDKIVSKEEAEISTK from the exons ATGGATGGCACCCGGAGGGCACTAAGTATGGCAGGAGGTTCTGGCAGCTTTAGAAAGTCCTCTGCAAATGTCTCTATGGCCAGTATGAAAGCACCAGCTTTTAATGGTGGACTAGACGCTGGTTTCTTTGCCAGCAATAGCAAGGAGACCATGAACAATCTGAATGATCGTCTGGCTTCCTACTTGGAAAAG GTTCGCTTTTTGGAACAATCTAACAATGACCTAGAAGCTAAAATCCATGAGTTCTATGCCAAAACGACTAACAATGGCGCCATTGACACAAGCGGATACTACGCAACAATTAGCAAGTTACAGGCTCAG ATTGAACAGGCCACCATTGATAATACTAGACTGGTACTGGAGATTGATAACACAAAACTGGCTACTATTGACTTTAAACTGAA ACTTGAGTTAGAACAGTCCATTAGACTTGCAGTAGAAAATGATCTATCGGGACTACGTAAGCTCCTTGATCAGTTAACCCTAGTCCGATCTGATCTGGAGGTGCAGATTGAAAGCCTAAAAGAAGAGCTGATCATTATGAAGAAGAACCATGAGAAG GAACTGGCCAATTGTAAGTCACAGATAAGAGGAGAGGTCAATGTAGAAGAGGACTTTGCTGCACCAGTTGACTTGTCTAAGATCCTTGCAGAAGTGAGACAGCAGTCTGAGAACATTGTGGAGAAGAACCGtcaggaggtggagatgtggtACCAAGCACAG ACTGAAATCCTCAGCAAGGAAGTCGCTGTGTGCAAACAAAGTTATGAATCTTCTAGCAGAGAAGTCACAGAATTGAAACGTAAATTCCAGAGTCTTTCAATTGAACTACAATCTCTACTGCAAACA AAACAGGCTCTGGAGGGCATTCTAGTACACACAGAAGGTCAATATGGAGCACAACTTGGGGAAATCCAGAATTTGATCTCCCAAGTTGAACTCGACCTTCGACAACTAAGATCAGACTATGACCACCATGTCCAGGAATATGGAAGGCTACTTGAGGTCAAGTTAAGACTGGAGCAGGAAATTGCCACCTACACGAAACTCTTGGATGGGGAAAATTTAAG CACAGTGTCAGCTTCACGATTGGCAACTCAGAAAA GTGACAAAATTGTTAGTAAGGAAGAAGCAGAAATATCTACCAAATAA